A window of Thermococcus aggregans contains these coding sequences:
- a CDS encoding MFS transporter codes for MLQSYRGFSKDAKLVIAYSLLGRLGDSIAWFILPFYYSSLGMSFSDMGVLFSISTLVEAIVLLVSGHVSVKLGYRRTILLAVGMFFIARLLQVFIPEFWIFAIASAILGVGMALEMPASMSLLSEEANERNRHYLFSLNAAVGTIGSALGMYLGGALPSLLDGLNPYKMTLLVATLLIPLQGLFIFLVSPVLKREERKLRLEKDLLVKIAKFSFPSALIGIGAGVTIPYVGLWFNRRFGTSLESIGGLFALQEFIMGLGMFILPMISDKIGSVRTIVGFNGSASLLIFAMPFSPAFPVAAVIYIIRTILMNIVNPIWDAFMMRFFTTEERSTAIALRSFAWTTTYALGQVVGGGLFDISLTWPFFITGALYALSMISFWMLFAKEE; via the coding sequence ATGTTGCAGAGCTATAGGGGATTCAGCAAAGATGCAAAGCTTGTTATTGCTTACTCTCTTCTGGGCAGGTTAGGTGACAGTATAGCGTGGTTTATTTTGCCGTTCTATTATTCTTCCCTTGGGATGAGTTTCTCTGACATGGGAGTTCTCTTTTCAATCTCTACTCTAGTCGAAGCCATAGTTCTTTTGGTTTCGGGTCATGTCAGTGTTAAACTAGGCTATAGGAGAACCATACTGCTTGCTGTAGGCATGTTTTTCATTGCAAGGCTTCTCCAGGTGTTTATTCCGGAATTTTGGATATTTGCAATTGCATCTGCAATATTAGGAGTGGGAATGGCACTTGAAATGCCTGCTTCGATGTCTTTGTTGAGTGAAGAAGCGAATGAGAGGAATAGACATTACCTTTTCAGTTTAAATGCCGCAGTGGGCACTATAGGCTCTGCGCTGGGGATGTATTTGGGCGGAGCTTTACCAAGCCTTCTTGATGGGTTGAATCCCTATAAGATGACCCTTTTAGTTGCTACCTTGTTGATTCCGCTTCAAGGACTTTTCATCTTTTTAGTTTCTCCTGTTTTAAAGAGGGAAGAGAGGAAACTCAGACTTGAAAAAGACCTGTTAGTTAAAATTGCCAAGTTCTCTTTTCCATCGGCTTTAATAGGCATAGGAGCTGGGGTAACGATACCCTATGTTGGGTTGTGGTTCAATAGACGCTTTGGAACTAGTTTAGAGAGTATTGGCGGTCTTTTTGCCCTCCAGGAGTTTATAATGGGGCTTGGAATGTTCATTCTCCCCATGATATCCGATAAAATCGGAAGCGTTAGGACGATAGTCGGCTTCAATGGAAGTGCGAGTTTATTGATATTTGCAATGCCCTTCTCACCAGCTTTTCCTGTTGCGGCGGTAATATACATCATCAGAACAATCTTAATGAATATAGTGAACCCAATATGGGATGCCTTTATGATGCGCTTTTTCACCACGGAAGAAAGATCAACGGCTATAGCCCTAAGGAGCTTTGCATGGACGACTACCTATGCTCTTGGGCAGGTTGTAGGTGGGGGACTATTTGATATCTCTTTAACTTGGCCCTTCTTCATAACTGGGGCGCTTTATGCCCTCTCTATGATCAGCTTCTGGATGCTTTTCGCAAAGGAGGAATGA
- a CDS encoding asparaginase, which translates to MKKILIIGTGGTIASAKTDAGFKSVLTIDEILEKANIRLKNGYKIDTMDVLNIDSTLIQPEDWEVIAKETYKALEDYDGIVITHGTDTLAYTASMLTFMIRGIDKPVVLTGSMLPVTEKESDAPRNLKTAIRFAMEDVSGIFVAFMDKVMLGCRTSKVRALGLNAFMSINYPDVAYVKGEEVIYNIPKEKFKPKGEPQLDTKYDPRVVFIRLTPGLDGDAIDALVKTGYRGIVLEGYGAGGIPYRKRNILGKIKEITPRIPVVMNTQALYDGVDLSKYEVGRKALEAGIIPAKDMTKETTITKLMWALGHTKNVEEVKKIMHTNYADEIRS; encoded by the coding sequence ATGAAAAAAATTTTAATCATTGGGACGGGTGGGACGATAGCGAGTGCAAAGACCGATGCCGGATTTAAAAGTGTTCTTACAATAGACGAGATTCTTGAAAAAGCCAATATAAGGTTGAAAAACGGATATAAGATAGATACAATGGACGTTTTAAATATCGACAGCACTCTTATCCAGCCCGAGGATTGGGAGGTAATAGCAAAAGAAACATACAAAGCACTAGAAGATTACGATGGGATAGTTATAACTCACGGCACTGATACTCTGGCTTATACTGCCTCCATGCTGACGTTCATGATTAGAGGGATTGACAAACCCGTGGTTCTAACGGGTTCAATGCTCCCGGTTACCGAGAAGGAAAGCGATGCTCCAAGAAATCTAAAAACGGCTATAAGATTCGCGATGGAAGATGTTTCCGGGATTTTTGTGGCTTTTATGGATAAAGTAATGCTCGGCTGTAGAACCTCAAAAGTAAGAGCTCTCGGCTTAAATGCTTTTATGAGCATAAATTACCCCGACGTTGCTTATGTAAAAGGAGAAGAAGTCATATACAACATCCCCAAAGAAAAATTCAAGCCCAAAGGGGAACCACAACTCGACACAAAATACGATCCGCGGGTGGTCTTCATTAGGCTTACTCCCGGATTGGATGGAGATGCAATAGATGCCCTTGTAAAAACTGGATACAGAGGAATAGTGCTCGAAGGCTATGGTGCGGGAGGAATTCCTTATAGAAAAAGGAACATCTTGGGCAAGATAAAAGAGATCACCCCAAGGATTCCAGTTGTAATGAATACACAAGCCCTTTACGACGGTGTTGACTTAAGCAAGTATGAGGTTGGAAGGAAGGCTCTTGAAGCGGGAATTATTCCTGCAAAGGACATGACAAAAGAAACGACAATAACAAAGCTCATGTGGGCATTGGGACATACAAAAAACGTTGAAGAAGTGAAAAAGATAATGCACACAAATTATGCCGATGAAATAAGGAGTTAG
- a CDS encoding DHH family phosphoesterase yields the protein MAVKDCPECHGSGKVKSGEKECEVCNGWGYVPADFKVGDKLKGYRNLDYFGVEEEVDEIPCPECHGKGVVPVYDTCPTCGGTGRVLVCDICGKIKEPWEPGMETSWVCPDCERKYKVVYVLDKTCDYEDVEIGKVYKGVVDRVERFGVFVRLNPHVVGLIKRKDLLGKKEYTPGEEILVQVLDVRPEKKEIDLIESALRHYKEVVVRKELPVTDIGALTKEMAGKTVRIRGKVTQIQVTGGPTVFTITDGTGITWAAAFEAPGVRAYPNIEVGDIVEVIGKVSFHAGEIQIEISDMSRLWGPDAAEVKKKIEEELNKKAQPEDIGFLVESEVLEKLKPKIMKAAFIIRKAIFEGRPIIVRHHADTDGYTAGLALEYAIVPLLEEISPDPQARWKFFKRRPSRAPFYELEDVLKDIIFMIEDHERFGDPLPLLVIVDNGGTTEDIPAYKRIKAYGVPIVVIDHHDPRDFISEDKAAVDEYVDVHVNPHLVKRGYYELTAGMLATEIARFIYPPVEEKIKHLPAIAGTGDRSDAPEFQQYLKIAKESKGLEEEDLKKIAEVIDHEAYYWKFMDGHGIIDELLLLTGNLERHRKLIDSIYPEVKAKQEKALRASLPHVKSVVLPNGIRFNTIDVELYAPKFEYPSPGKLSGLIHDYFKEQYGEDSPILTLAYGPDFAVVRASDGMQAYGFDLNEIIKILQEKLPDAGVEGGGHSFAGSIKFFEGKRKEVLEEFAKQVVKLKKS from the coding sequence ATGGCAGTTAAAGACTGCCCGGAGTGTCACGGTAGTGGGAAAGTAAAAAGCGGTGAGAAAGAGTGCGAGGTCTGCAATGGGTGGGGTTACGTCCCAGCAGATTTTAAAGTAGGTGATAAGCTCAAAGGTTACCGCAACCTGGACTATTTTGGAGTAGAGGAAGAAGTTGATGAGATTCCTTGTCCGGAGTGCCATGGAAAAGGCGTTGTTCCTGTCTATGACACTTGCCCAACATGTGGGGGAACTGGGAGAGTTTTAGTTTGTGATATCTGTGGAAAGATTAAGGAGCCCTGGGAACCCGGAATGGAGACTTCGTGGGTATGTCCAGATTGCGAGAGGAAGTATAAAGTGGTTTACGTCCTTGATAAAACCTGTGACTATGAAGATGTGGAGATTGGTAAGGTTTACAAGGGTGTGGTAGATAGAGTCGAGCGCTTTGGAGTGTTCGTGAGGCTTAATCCACACGTTGTAGGTCTGATAAAAAGGAAAGACCTCCTTGGGAAGAAGGAATACACTCCCGGGGAAGAAATTCTCGTCCAAGTTTTGGATGTTAGGCCTGAGAAGAAGGAGATAGACCTTATAGAGTCTGCTTTGAGACACTACAAGGAAGTAGTCGTTAGGAAAGAGCTTCCTGTCACTGATATTGGTGCATTAACCAAGGAAATGGCAGGAAAGACCGTTAGGATTAGGGGTAAAGTGACTCAAATACAAGTAACTGGTGGCCCAACGGTGTTTACAATAACCGATGGAACCGGCATAACGTGGGCCGCTGCCTTTGAAGCACCGGGCGTTAGGGCTTATCCAAATATTGAAGTTGGAGATATAGTGGAGGTCATTGGAAAGGTCTCATTCCATGCGGGAGAGATTCAGATAGAAATAAGTGACATGTCCCGTCTCTGGGGTCCAGATGCAGCAGAAGTGAAGAAAAAGATAGAAGAGGAGCTTAACAAAAAGGCACAACCTGAAGACATTGGCTTTTTAGTTGAAAGCGAGGTCTTGGAAAAGCTTAAACCAAAGATTATGAAAGCTGCGTTTATAATAAGAAAGGCGATATTCGAAGGAAGACCCATAATAGTGAGACACCACGCAGATACGGATGGATATACTGCCGGTTTAGCCCTTGAATACGCTATAGTGCCCCTCCTAGAGGAGATTTCTCCCGACCCTCAAGCTAGATGGAAGTTCTTTAAGAGAAGACCAAGCAGGGCTCCGTTTTATGAACTTGAAGACGTTCTCAAGGACATAATCTTTATGATAGAGGATCACGAGCGCTTTGGAGACCCGCTTCCGCTTCTTGTAATAGTCGATAACGGAGGAACAACCGAAGATATCCCGGCTTACAAACGTATAAAAGCCTACGGTGTCCCAATAGTCGTCATTGACCACCATGATCCAAGAGACTTCATCAGCGAGGACAAAGCGGCGGTTGATGAATACGTGGATGTTCACGTCAACCCCCACTTAGTTAAACGCGGTTACTATGAGCTAACGGCTGGAATGCTTGCAACGGAAATAGCCAGATTTATCTATCCGCCAGTTGAAGAGAAAATAAAGCATCTTCCCGCTATAGCTGGAACCGGAGATAGGAGTGACGCTCCGGAGTTTCAGCAGTACCTCAAAATAGCCAAAGAAAGCAAAGGGCTTGAGGAAGAAGACTTGAAGAAAATAGCGGAAGTAATTGACCATGAGGCCTACTACTGGAAGTTCATGGATGGACATGGCATTATAGATGAGCTCCTTCTCCTTACCGGCAATTTGGAAAGGCACAGAAAGCTAATAGACTCAATATATCCCGAGGTGAAAGCAAAGCAAGAGAAAGCTCTTAGAGCGTCTCTGCCTCACGTCAAGAGCGTTGTACTGCCCAACGGAATAAGGTTCAATACAATTGATGTAGAGCTGTATGCTCCGAAGTTTGAATACCCATCCCCAGGGAAGCTGAGCGGACTGATTCACGACTACTTTAAGGAGCAGTATGGAGAGGATTCCCCAATCTTGACTCTAGCTTATGGTCCAGACTTTGCGGTTGTCAGGGCAAGCGACGGGATGCAGGCTTACGGTTTTGACCTCAACGAGATAATAAAAATCCTCCAGGAAAAGCTCCCTGATGCTGGAGTAGAGGGTGGTGGGCACAGCTTTGCAGGTTCAATAAAGTTCTTTGAGGGCAAGAGAAAGGAAGTTCTTGAAGAGTTTGCCAAGCAGGTCGTAAAGCTGAAGAAAAGTTAA
- a CDS encoding PadR family transcriptional regulator, translated as MMRRIILGFMGLHILHHASKEPITGAFMIKELESHGYKVSPGTLYPLLQKMEKTGLLKSRWEVRNGKRVRLYEITQEGIRVLEEGKKKVKELCMEILGDEK; from the coding sequence ATGATGCGACGCATTATCCTCGGCTTCATGGGACTGCATATCTTACACCACGCAAGCAAAGAACCAATAACCGGGGCTTTTATGATAAAAGAGCTCGAATCTCACGGCTACAAAGTAAGTCCTGGAACACTTTACCCTTTGCTTCAAAAAATGGAAAAAACCGGGCTCCTTAAGAGCAGATGGGAAGTTCGGAATGGAAAAAGAGTGAGGCTCTATGAGATAACCCAAGAGGGCATTAGAGTATTAGAAGAAGGGAAAAAGAAAGTTAAAGAGCTCTGCATGGAAATTCTGGGTGATGAAAAATGA
- a CDS encoding MFS transporter: MKERKIFGISWNVFLLGIVSFLNDMSSEMIAPIVPTYLTDVLGVGKAASGSIMGLIESLSSLFKVVFGYVSDLFRKRKIFVAFGYLLSTVSKGALAFTRSWWDFLTLRVLDRVGKGIRTAPRDALIAESSEKGKSGKSFGFHRMMDTLGAVAGPLVAMGLLAFLKSYPLERAYRHIFLLSAVPGIVGVLLVLFLVKDKGKEVKKKVKGISALKSRNLRMFLVIVALAALGRYSYAFTLWKAKELGYSVLQGLGFYAVFNAIYALSAYPIGYYSDKVSKKVVITAGFGVAALASLLFAYSKSLSMLLLAFVFYGVYIAIEDTIPRAYMADLAGEFEKGTVIGAYHTVFGIFVFPASMIVGYLWQTYSLKVGFVYAATVNLLAMLLMAFLVKD; this comes from the coding sequence ATGAAAGAAAGGAAAATCTTCGGAATAAGCTGGAACGTTTTTCTCCTTGGCATTGTCAGCTTTCTCAACGATATGAGCAGTGAAATGATAGCGCCCATAGTCCCGACTTACTTAACCGACGTCTTAGGGGTTGGAAAAGCGGCAAGTGGTTCAATAATGGGGCTCATAGAAAGCCTAAGCTCCCTTTTCAAAGTCGTTTTTGGCTATGTAAGTGATTTATTCAGAAAAAGAAAAATCTTTGTCGCCTTTGGATATCTCCTCTCAACAGTTTCAAAAGGAGCTCTTGCCTTTACGCGCTCATGGTGGGACTTTTTAACGCTTAGAGTTTTGGATAGGGTTGGAAAGGGCATAAGAACAGCTCCAAGAGATGCTCTAATAGCGGAATCGAGTGAAAAGGGAAAAAGCGGCAAATCTTTCGGCTTCCACAGGATGATGGATACCCTTGGAGCCGTGGCGGGTCCTTTGGTTGCCATGGGATTATTGGCGTTTCTGAAAAGCTACCCCCTAGAGAGGGCATATCGCCATATATTCCTGCTTTCAGCGGTTCCTGGCATCGTAGGGGTTCTCCTCGTGCTGTTTCTAGTCAAAGATAAGGGAAAGGAAGTTAAAAAGAAGGTAAAAGGGATCTCTGCTTTAAAAAGCAGAAACCTCAGAATGTTCCTAGTGATTGTTGCCTTAGCTGCCCTTGGAAGATACAGCTATGCCTTTACCCTATGGAAAGCCAAGGAGCTTGGATACAGCGTCCTTCAAGGGTTGGGGTTTTATGCAGTATTTAATGCAATCTACGCCCTTTCAGCATACCCGATAGGCTACTACTCGGATAAGGTCAGCAAAAAGGTTGTTATAACAGCAGGGTTTGGAGTAGCAGCATTAGCTTCGCTTCTTTTTGCATACTCTAAAAGCTTGTCGATGCTTCTTCTCGCTTTTGTGTTCTATGGGGTTTATATAGCCATTGAAGACACAATTCCAAGGGCTTACATGGCAGACCTAGCTGGAGAATTCGAGAAGGGAACTGTAATAGGGGCATACCATACGGTCTTTGGGATTTTTGTTTTTCCCGCATCTATGATAGTCGGGTATTTATGGCAGACGTACTCTCTAAAAGTGGGCTTTGTCTATGCAGCAACTGTGAATCTCCTAGCGATGCTTCTCATGGCCTTCCTTGTTAAAGACTAA